The sequence cacttcatcatctggcagtccgatggacgaatctgggtttggcagatgccaggagaaagctacctgcccgaatgcatagtgccaactgtaaagttggaggaataatggtctggggctgtttttcatggtttgggctaggccccttagttccagtgaagggaaatcttaacgctacagcatacaatgatattctagatggTTCTGTGCTTgcaactttatggcaacagtttgtggaaggccctttattgtttcagcatgacaatgccaccgtgcacaaagcgaggtccatacagaaatggtttgtcgagattggtgtggaagcactggactggcctgcacagagccctgacctcaactccatcgaacaccaggcctaattgcccaacatcagtgccgacctcactaatgctcttgtggctgaatgaagcaagtccctgcagcaatgtaaCAACATCTCATGGAAAGCCTTCCcgagaagagtggaggctgttatagcagcaaaggggggaccaattccatattaatgcccatgattttggaattagatgttcaactagcaggtgtccacatacttttggtcatgtagtatatcTTCCAATGCGTTGTGCTCATACGGCTTAGTGGTTGCGCTCAAACAATTTTGTCCTGACACCCGCCCTGTAGCAAAACACATGACGTCATCAGGAATGCGCTCGTGGTCGTTGATGAGTCGAACTAGCTGGTTAATTGCAATGTGTTGGGACAATTTTCCTTGCTTTATTTAACCAAGCAGCAAAACCATTGCGGAAAAGTTGTTGATAATGGATTACTGCAAAGACCGTCTTAAAGCAGACTGTGAGCTGTTGCTGAGTAGATTTCAGCAGACAGAATCGGTGCGATACGAGCTATTTTTGACGATATGGAAAGAGATGAAGTTCCAAAGTATTTTCTAGTaagattctcttttttttgttAGACTAAAATCTACTGCTCTTCCACCTGTAAAATATAGTCTATCGTCTGTCTCAActtctcagtgaatttcattAGCATCACGTGTTCCAATCCTGAGTGTTGCGATGAGTGTAACGTTGTCATGTAAATGGTTTCATATTTGCGTCTGTCTTGTGTCTTTTACAGTGGAAAAATTGAAAACAATCTAAAGAGGCTGTTCAGCCGTGAAGTCCTGGCTACAGCGTACACATACTTTCTGCCACCATACACCTTTCAGATTAGAGTTGGGGCCTTGTACCTGCTCTATGGGCTATACCACTGCCAACTGTCCACACCAAAGGAAAAGGTTAGATACTCTGGTTTCACTGAAATACAGATTTCACCACCCACTATATAGCAGAACTACCATTCAATGTTTGAGATACAATTTCTAAAGTCAGTCTTGGACAACATattcatacacaaacacattcaattATTATCTGTATACACTTGCATTTGTGTTCATTCATTATTCACATATAATGCATGCTTTTTAACATAAGCTGTTATTTTTCTCTTGTCTACAGATAAGGCTAGCCCTGAAGGACTGGGAGGAAGTGAGGAAGTTCCAGCAGGATGCAGTTAGTGCCCAGCACTTTGATGTGGTCTACATCATCAGACAGCTCATCTCACAAAAAGCCTTCTACTTCACTGTCATGCCCACGCCAGTAAGATCTCCAGTCTTCTTTAGCTTGCTGTCCACATCAACAAATGGATAGACCCTGTAGAGTTAATACAGAATCATCCCTAGTTGAATGATTGCACATGAGTAAAGGGTTAGATGTGTTAAAAATACTAACAAATGCTTGAACATTTGTGCTATAGCCTCAACATCATTGTTTTATAAGAAGGCTGTGaggaacatttgttgttgttttatttgaATCCATCTACATGACATCTTTCTCCTTGTGCAGCTGATTTTCAATGTGAAGAAGAGCAACAAGAACTCAAGAACCGTGTGTGAGGATTTCCTTGAGCGAGCGGCCCGGCCACAGGAGCTGGTCAGCATGGATATGCTTGAGGTGAGCTAGTAGAATGACCATGTATTCctacacacgcacacaagcaGCTGGTTGGAATGGTAGACAAGTGCCTGAAGGATACTTATGTCTTTACTTTCTCAGAGATTATAAACCGGGGTACGTGTAGTTTAAGAGGCACTACTAGTGTCACTGCTGTATTAGGGCCTACATTTTACTGTGTGTATTACAGGCTCtgatgtggtgtatgtgtgtattctaTGGATGAACACAGGAGCTGGCGAACGTACATGAGCACTATGAGCAGGTGAAGGCATCAATTTCAGCCAAGCCAGGCCAGTCAGACCCATCCATCAATCTGATCCACAAGAACTTGGTGCCACGGCTACACAATACTGTCGTGGGATTCTACAACTGGCAGAAGGCTCAGGTTAGAGATCTGCTcatcgtgtgtgtttgtgtgagagagagagaaagtgtgtgataCACCTACCGTTATACTAAGATTGTGTGCTTTATGTTAAATTATGTTTAGGGTTCGGAAGATAGAGTAGATGGAGATAGCGGCGAGGGAACTTCAAATAAGCAAGAGGTGAGTTTTAATATACCAAAATAAACAACTATCAGAAGATTTCTTTGTTCCAAATTCACCCCTATGTTGAATTAAGACTGATTATTATTTGTGTGTCGTGTCCACAGATTTTCTCCACTGCCCTCAATACACATGTCTTGCAGTAATGACTTTGGCCAGAGGGTGGCACTGTGGTCAACATGTTTTCTCTTTTATTCTCTTCCCAGAGTTCCCAGCGAGCTCAGCGTATTGCATCCATCAAGTCTAAATCATATGGTCAGATAGTTGAGGTTTGTAAAGTTTTTCCTATGTACCAACATACCGTTTTTGATCCCGCTTCATTTGAAGTGCATCTTATGAAAGCTTCATAAAGGTTTCATATaggcttcataagcactacataaatACTTCACAAATCATCTATAACCGTATATCATGCTCTATAAAGATTCATAATGTGGCATAACCATCCATTTATTTGTTCACATTTATTAATCCTTTATAGAGCATATATGGTTATAGATTATTAGTGACCcatttatgtagtgcttatgaagcctATATGAATGCTTTATGAAGCCTTCATAAGATGCACTTCAAATAAAGTGGGACCCAGTTTTTGTATCATCACAAGTTAATTGGTTCCTGTTAATTATAATCTCTGTAATGATTGGAATGGTGGTTACGTTTCTCCCCATAGGCCTCCAAGGCCCGGCGACACCGGcaggttgagagggatgaggtagTGCTTGCTAAGGAGACCTCACACCATAAGAGACTCAAGTCACTCAAACAAAGGACCAGTCATCTGACCCAAGGCAAGTCCCTATGTACCCGCCTGCCAGTAAGGCCTGTTCCTCACATCACCTTAAAATGGTCCTGATCAACTGACAGTCTGTGTGTCCAACTAACAATCTGTATGTCCAACAGGCGCTGCAAGGGAAGAAGCTCTGAAAACCACCAGCCTGTGGTGCATGAGTCAACTTGAAGCTCAAGGTATGTAAGGGCTTTGACACACGGGGTGAATGGATGTGGTACACTCAAGTATCTGCTCAGACAGTTTTGAATCAGATAGTGGTAGTTCTAGAGATTAATTTGATTGGATAATACAATTATGCTGTAATGTATTTGATATGAAtgattagggctgggaattgccacgGACCTCACTATACaatattatcatgatacttacactaccgctcaaaagttttagaacaactactcattcaagggcttttctttattttttattattttctacattgtagaataacagtgaagacatcaaaactgtgaaataacacatatggaataatgtagtaaccaaaaaagtgttcaacaaatcaaaatatatttgagattcttcaaagtaactaccctttgcattgatgacagctttgcacactcttggcattctctcaatcagcttcacttggaatgcttttccaacagtcttgaagaagttcccacatatgctgagcacttgttggctgcttttccttcactctgtggtcagactcatcccaaaccatctcaatttgtttgaggttgggtgattgtggaggccaggtcatctaatgcagcactccttcttggtcaaatagcccttacacagcctggagttgtgttgggtcattgtcctgttgaaaaataaatgatagtaccactaagcccaaaccagatgggatggcgtatcgctgcagaatgctatggtagccatgctggttaagtgtgccttgaattctaaatcaatCACAGACAgggtcactagcaaagcacccccacactataACACCTCCTCATGCTttacgatgggaaccacacatgtggagattatccgttcacccacaccgcgtctcacaaagacatggcagttggaaccaaaaatctccaatttggactccagaccaatggacaaatttccaccagtctaatgtccattggttgtgtttcttggcccaagcaagtcttttcctattggtgtccattagtagtggtttctttgcagcaatttgaccatgaaggcctgattcacacagtctcctgtgaacagttgatgttgagatgtctgctacttgaactgtgtgaagcatttatttgggctgccatttctgaggcttgtaactctaatgaacttatcctctgcagcagaggtaactctcgggcttccattcctgtggtggtcctcatgagagccagtttcatcatagcgcttgatggcttttgcgactgcacttgaaaaaactttcaaagttcttcaaatgttccatattgactgaccttcatgtcttaaagtaataatggactgtcatttctctttgcttatttgagctgttcttgccataatatggacttggtcttttaccaaatagggttatcttctgtataccacccctaccttgttacagcacaactggttggctcaaacacattaagaaggaaagaaattccacaaattaacttttaagaaggcacacctgttaattgaaagaaTTCCaagtgcaaagctttcatcaaggcaaagggtggctatttgaagaatctcaaatataaaatctattttgatttgtttaactcttttttttttcatgattccatatgtgttatttaatagttttgatgtcttcactattattctacaatgtagaaaatactaaaaataaagaaaaacccttgaatgagtaagtgttctaaaacttttgaccggtagtgtaggttccaatacgatatgtattgcaattcgatGTTCAAAACATATTGGTCActtgtctgctgcagagggacaagagagacccatgagaaaacgagttttgatcagtcatggaaataagtgctaaaaacaaattggctccctatttaaatataacatggagaacaagctatgaaggaaaaatactggagttttggtgcaggtacagccaactagtgcaaaaataatattgtgatattgtcaaaacgatacgatATATTGTGAAAAATAATATTCCGATATGTAACTATctattttttccccccatcactATGAAGtttggaatattttatttattatttaaatgtaacctttatttaactaggcaagtcagttaagaacaaattcttgtttacaatgacggcctaccggggaacagtgggttaactgccatgttaGGGGCaggatgacagatttttaccttgtcagctcaggtattCGATCCAGCAATTCccgattactggcccaatgccCGATTACTGCTGCCCCAGGAATAGAAGTGTAATGCTATGAATTTTGCTCTCTGCTTGTCCCATTTTAGAAACAacgaaaaagaaaaagaaaaggaaATTCAAATGGTGACGTCACAGAAGAGGAAAAAGTTACCGAAGAGTTGGTTTGGTTTAGAGAGTCAGTCAGACATCAATCCCTGTGTACAACCACAATCATCATCTTTGGTACAACTGATTTTATCCAGCATACATCTGGTTTCACCATAGGTGTTGTTAGTCACTCAAAATGCAATGCTTTTAAAGTCTGGCACATAAGGAAGTTAGTCTCTCTAGGTGTTACCCTTCATTTATGAAGGCTTCGAAGACATGCAAAGATTTTGTTCATGTCGCAGTAAAACATTTAAGAATTGTATTGTGCTGGTATCAGTCAATGATATGGATAATTTGTTTCTGTCACTGACAATTTTATTCACTACTTGATGCTTGAAAATATTGAGAAACAGTTCAATTACATCGAAAACCAAGTTCCCTTTTCAAATGCCTATGATGTTTTTGATACTGTTGTTGGAACATCAAATGTTATTACTGTTATGGAGTTATGAGTTCAGAGAACATAATGTTGTCACAGATATGTAAGTCTCTATCAAAATGTATTGTttacgtgccgaatacaacaggtgtggactttacagtgaaatgcttacttacaagcccattcCCAACATtgcagttaaaaagtaagacaaatatttgaaataaggaaatagtaacacaataagaaaCAGTAACAAGGCTAGGTACAAGCAGTATGAGTTCTGAGGTCTCTGTTTATATGATGTCACTTTTTtctaaaaatgtatgtttacagAATGTTTGTGGTTTCTCCTTTTTATGCTGTTCTGGTTCCTGCATTCCGGTCTTTATCCTCTTGCCCACCATCTTACGTTGCGTTTGTGTatatgtttctctgtgtgtgtgtttgtatctttGATTGAATGGGCATCCAGGCAATTTAGCTGGATGGCACTGGCAGTATGACCTCTGAGGTCAGTATGGACTGCTCTCCTCTCTGTTAGTGTGTTTGCACATGCATGATTGACTTCTACACATGGGTGACTCTGTCAAGCGGATGTGTGTGCGTGGTTTTTAGTACTATATTATGTCACAATGAGAATACGAACCACTAATCTAATCCCCAGATCAGATTTACACTCAGTTGTTTTATCAATCTCTGCATTACATGCTGATGCGTGTCACCACCACAATGCCTGACCTGGATAACCAATGTGCTACCAACCTTAGGGCagcctaccacacacacacactcactacatgCTTATTTTTTTCAATTCCAATATTTATTTCAGATTAATTGGAAATAACGTTTTAGACTACAATTTGCAATTATGCAAATGTTTCCATCAAATGGAATTAACTGGGTTGTAGGGTGCTGTAACATACTAGTCTGGCAGTAAATTGCTAACTGAAGATGGAGAACTAGTCTGGCATTGGAGGTGCAGAGGCGGGAGAAGAGGACAGGCAGGACACACCATAAGTATCAGCCAGTAACTGTGGGGTTTGTACACTTAAATAAATAATTCGATCATTACTATTGTCACTCCCAGTCGCGGTAAGTAGTAGCCTATCGTTTTTCAATTATGTCGAATTGTTTCGAGTCATTTATTTATCCTATAATCTATCTAGGTCACTCACTTGGCCAACGTGTCTTTAGCAAGACCGACCTGGTCCAAGTACATTTGTGTCACGAAAGTGTTTATTTAATTTGAAAGAAAATAATTTGTGGTCTGTTGGTCAAAGCCAGGTAGGTGCACATAAGGTCACTCGtgagaagatgagagagagacgggagggagAGGTATGGGGGCGAGCACGTCATTGTTTTGAGGCTAGGAGGGACGGTGTGTTGGCGAAACGTCAGGGTGGTAGGAAGAGTCTAAACCGTGAATGCGGCTAGAGAGCTGGGCAACTGCGGAAGGAGGCGAGGAAACGGCCCACGGCAGCCAGTATACCCCTTCCCGCCGCTATCCGTGCGGCAATCTATGGACAATGTGAGCCACCGGGAATGCCACTGCAACGTTAATCCTATTCACATCTAAATCGGACTTTAAACAGACTCAACCATGGCCACAGATAGTAAGTATCCCAATAGAGAAAATGAAcaaatttgtttgtttttttatagcAGAGGAAAGGCAAGAGATAGGCTAGTACAATTATTTAATTTCACAATCTGCTGTTGCAGATGCTATGCGGTTGAGATTGAAGCTATCTTTTTTTTTGGTGCGTCTGGCTACAACGTTTCCATTTTACACTGCTTGATACAGCGATACAATATATAATTGTGTTGGCTGCGTCGGCTGACATAATAGGCTATAATTCCGCTATTTCAGCTACGACTTGAACACGCATGTTGTGCTCTGCAATTGTATGTTGGCATATGTTGAGAATTCCCCTTTGCCATATTTCCTGTGACGACCTGCCATTGCAGTCATTATTATTGACTTTTCTGAGGGCTATTTGTGTTAAATTATGACACAAATGATTAGAACTCGATTCAGTGTTGAAATAAAGGATAGGCCTGCGCCCAGATCAGTACTTGCATTTTATGTAGGCTATGGCACACAGAAGTTATATGTTTGATATAGCCTGCCATCTCCAATGGAATGGTTAATCTAGGTCAACATTTGACAAGGTACAACATTAGTTTATACAAATCAGGCCATGAATAGGATACCACTTGTGAGGTTGAATAATGGCTGACAGGAGCCTGTATGGACTTCAATGAATGGTAGAATCCCCtaactgactcacacacacacacacacacacacacacacacacacacgctataaGCTCCTTATTAAATGTGTAAAGTTATCTAACAACTGACCTATCTTTACTATTCTGTCACATTATTTCAATAGCCTGTTGTACCAAAGCTGAATGGCCCTGCATTGTCGTGATGAAGTAACAGAGAACCTGTTGGAGTAACTCACCAGCAGTTGGACTCACCCTCACTTGCCAAACATAGACATTTAGAAAGACATAGTAATTTCTAGTTGCCAGCATGGACATTCATGAGGGGTGTGCCTGCTTTTTCATTCATAGTATATTCATTAAGAATGCCTAATCGTGTTTATATAAACTCATGGAAAGGTGTGGGTGGAGTCGAGACACCCTTTAAGGTAAATATGCGGATTTACTGTGAGACTAGAAAGTCTGTACATGCATCCATACTTTTAGATCCCTTTTCTGGGTCATATCCCTAGAGGTGGCCACTCTCTCCAATGGACATTCTATCCCTGAACAACTGGTTTGGAACCATATCTCACCAAACTGCAAAACAAAGCCTGGGAAAACCTAGACATACTGTATTGTATACTAACTCAGTCGTAACCATCCTCCTTTCTCAGTTCCCACAATGGAGAGACTGAAGTGATGCTCTCTGATCTCTTATCTCTGTATGTTTCAGAGCTTTGTGTTGTGCAGGAGCTCCTCTGAGCTGGAGAATATGGTTGAATAAGTACAGAGCACTCTGTtgtgtctgctgctgctgctaatgGTGGCCTAGTTACAGGGCCATGCG is a genomic window of Salvelinus namaycush isolate Seneca chromosome 15, SaNama_1.0, whole genome shotgun sequence containing:
- the snapc1b gene encoding snRNA-activating protein complex subunit 1b; translated protein: MDYCKDRLKADCELLLSRFQQTESVRYELFLTIWKEMKFQSIFYGKIENNLKRLFSREVLATAYTYFLPPYTFQIRVGALYLLYGLYHCQLSTPKEKIRLALKDWEEVRKFQQDAVSAQHFDVVYIIRQLISQKAFYFTVMPTPLIFNVKKSNKNSRTVCEDFLERAARPQELVSMDMLEELANVHEHYEQVKASISAKPGQSDPSINLIHKNLVPRLHNTVVGFYNWQKAQGSEDRVDGDSGEGTSNKQESSQRAQRIASIKSKSYGQIVEASKARRHRQVERDEVVLAKETSHHKRLKSLKQRTSHLTQGAAREEALKTTSLWCMSQLEAQETTKKKKKRKFKW